The following coding sequences are from one Heptranchias perlo isolate sHepPer1 chromosome 13, sHepPer1.hap1, whole genome shotgun sequence window:
- the LOC137331006 gene encoding G-protein coupled receptor 87-like, translated as MNATHNITSNRRLCSRDSWITEVVYPILYSIIFFISFTLNSLAIWIFFKIKKTRSFVFYLKNLIVADLLMTFTFPFKILSDSELLPWQLTWFVCRYSAVVFYLNMYASLLFLSLISLDRCLKIMKPFGNSILHDTNCARIFSAGVWLFMLTLGVPNMILTNKQATPRNVKHCASLKSSLGKHWHQAVVYIGIGIFFAGFMVLIVCYFFIAKEIHKSNKKFKSSIKKNSKTNQNIACVVAVFFICFVPYHLWRAPFTVSQIDSIFNCTVENILFHGKEITQFLAACNGCLDPIIYFFMCKSFRELLLKKFNIKMKIAGPQLSHNYERSNVRTYCENTM; from the coding sequence ATGAATGCAACGCACAATATAACTTCAAACCGTAGGTTGTGTTCAAGGGACAGTTGGATTACTGAAGTAGTTTACCCAATACTCTACTCCATCATCTTCTTCATAAGCTTTACGCTAAACAGTCTGGCGATCTGGATATTCTTCAAGATCAAGAAAACGAGGAGCTTTGTTTTCTACCTTAAAAACCTGATCGTTGCCGACTTGTTAATGACATTCACATTTCCATTTAAAATACTCAGTGATTCGGAGCTCCTGCCCTGGCAACTGACCTGGTTTGTGTGCCGTTACTCAGCTGTAGTTTTCTATCTGAACATGTACGCCAGCCTCCTCTTTCTCAGCCTGATCAGTCTGGACAGGTGCCTGAAAATCATGAAACCATTTGGAAACTCCATATTGCACGACACTAACTGCGCAAGGATATTCTCAGCAGGGGTGTGGCTCTTCATGTTAACTTTGGGGGTTCCGAACATGATTCTAACCAACAAACAGGCGACCCCAAGGAACGTGAAACACTGCGCCTCGCTTAAGAGTTCTCTGGGGAAGCACTGGCACCAGGCGGTGGTCTACATCGGCATTGGAATATTCTTTGCTGGATTTATGGTTCTAATTGTTTGCTACTTCTTCATAGCGAAGGAAATCCACAAATCTAATAAAAAATTCAAGTCTTCCATCAAGAAAAACAGTAAGACTAACCAAAACATAGCCTGTGTGGTCGCTGTATTTTTCATTTGCTTTGTGCCTTATCACCTTTGGAGAGCGCCATTCACAGTCAGTCAGATAGATTCGATATTCAACTGCACAGTTGAAAATATCTTGTTTCACGGGAAAGAAATCACACAATTCCTGGCCGCTTGCAATGGATGCCTCGACCCGATTATTTACTTCTTCATGTGCAAATCATTCCGTGAATTGTTACTGAAGAAGTTCAACATTAAAATGAAAATTGCTGGCCCACAGCTATCTCATAATTATGAAAGGTCCAATGTTCGGACATACTGTGAGAACACTATGTAA
- the LOC137331202 gene encoding P2Y purinoceptor 14-like, whose translation MFFSSLFGEKYRNEYEHRFSQHHQLQRLAQSHSDKGGPSTLSIIFLGLISFDRYLKIVQPSKRLTVQKVTFAKVICASCWVLMTGFALPSIILTNKIPTEKTAARCLQLKSKLGVTWHHFIVLKCKVIFWITFVLLIVCYSAIVKKIYWSDQKFQKDSSNVKKKANRNIFSIIAVFIICFVPYQFIRLPYDNSRLDKRNCTTYNILHYAKEATLLLCACNIWLDPVLYLLLCKSFTKLLFKKMQVQRYLGIEMSKDRHKKSLSNETCT comes from the coding sequence ATGTTTTTTTCTTCCCTATTTGGAGAAAAGTACAGAAATGAATACGAGCACAGATTCTCCCAACACCACCAACTGCAGAGACTTGCGCAATCCCACAGTGACAAAGGCGGTCCTTCCACTCTGAGCATAATATTCCTCGGCCTGATCAGTTTTGACAGGTATCTGAAAATTGTACAGCCCAGTAAAAGACTCACTGTGCAAAAGGTCACATTTGCCAAGGTCATATGTGCGAGTTGCTGGGTCCTCATGACGGGCTTTGCGCTACCAAGCATCATTTTGACAAACAAAATCCCAACAGAGAAAACTGCGGCACGGTGTCTGCAGTTGAAAAGTAAACTGGGTGTAACTTGGCACCATTTTATAGTTTTAAAATGCAAAGTTATTTTCTGGATCACTTTTGTGTTGCTCATTGTGTGTTATTCGGCCATCgtaaaaaaaatatattggtCCGACCAAAAATTCCAAAAGGATTCCAGCAATGTGAAAAAGAAAGCTAATCGTAACATATTCAGCATCATAGCCGTCTTCATCATCTGCTTTGTGCCGTATCAATTCATCAGACTCCCGTACGATAACAGCCGACTAGATAAGAGAAACTGTACAACATACAATATACTGCATTATGCAAAGGAGGCCACACTGCTACTGTGCGCATGTAACATTTGGCTTGATCCAGTCCTCTACCTCCTGCTGTGCAAATCATTCACTAAGCTGCTATTTAAAAAGATGCAAGTGCAACGATACCTTGGTATAGAAATGTCTAAGGACAGACACAAGAAATCACTGTCAAATGAGACGTGCACATAA
- the LOC137331007 gene encoding P2Y purinoceptor 14-like produces the protein MNTSTDSLNTTNCRDLRNPTVTKAVLPLLYFSVFIGGLLLNTLAAWIFCHIPNQSSFVVYLKNIVTADLVMVLTLPFKILSDSRLGPWQLQAFVCRYSAVIFYNSLYLSIIFLGLISFDRYLKIVQPSKRLTVQKVTFAKVICASCWVLMTCFALPSIILTNKIPTEKTAARCLQLKSKLGVTWHHFIVLKCKVIFWITFVLLIVCYSAIVKKIYWSDQKFQKDSSNVKKKANRNIFSIIAVFIICFVPYQFIRLPYDNSRLDKRNCTTYNILHYAKEATLLLCACNIWLDPVLYLLLCKSFTKLLFKKMRVQRYLDIEMSEGRNKKSLSNDMCT, from the coding sequence ATGAATACGAGCACAGATTCTCTCAACACCACCAACTGCAGAGACTTGCGCAACCCCACAGTGACAAAGGCGGTCCTTCCACTCTTGTACTTTTCTGTTTTCATTGGAGGATTACTGCTGAACACACTGGCTGCCTGGATCTTCTGTCATATTCCAAATCAATCCAGCTTTGTGGTTTACCTCAAAAACATCGTGACCGCTGATCTGGTGATGGTCCTTACACTTCCTTTTAAAATACTCTCCGATTCACGCCTTGGGCCCTGGCAGTTGCAAGCATTTGTGTGTCGCTACTCTGCTGTGATCTTCTATAACAGCTTGTACCTGAGCATAATATTCCTCGGCCTGATCAGTTTTGACAGGTATCTGAAAATTGTACAGCCCAGTAAAAGACTCACTGTGCAAAAGGTCACATTTGCCAAGGTCATATGTGCGAGTTGCTGGGTCCTCATGACGTGCTTTGCGCTACCAAGCATCATTTTGACAAACAAAATCCCAACAGAGAAAACTGCGGCACGGTGTCTGCAGTTGAAAAGTAAACTGGGTGTAACTTGGCACCATTTTATAGTTTTAAAATGCAAAGTTATTTTCTGGATCACTTTTGTGTTGCTCATTGTGTGTTATTCGGCCATCgtaaaaaaaatatattggtCCGACCAAAAATTCCAAAAGGATTCCAGCAATGTGAAAAAGAAAGCTAATCGTAACATATTCAGCATCATAGCCGTCTTCATCATCTGCTTTGTGCCGTATCAATTCATCAGACTCCCGTACGATAACAGCCGACTAGATAAGAGAAACTGTACAACATACAATATACTGCATTATGCAAAGGAGGCCACACTGCTACTGTGCGCATGTAACATTTGGCTTGATCCAGTCCTCTACCTCCTGCTGTGCAAATCATTCACTAAGCTGCTATTTAAAAAGATGCGAGTGCAACGATACCTTGATATAGAAATGTCTGAAGGCAGAAACAAGAAATCACTGTCAAATGATATGTGCACATAA